A region from the Triticum urartu cultivar G1812 chromosome 1, Tu2.1, whole genome shotgun sequence genome encodes:
- the LOC125544988 gene encoding putative germin-like protein 9-2, whose amino-acid sequence MASNSYPLLLVLLALSAPLAVFAGDPDILADFVVPASINPTNITGDFFTYTGFRDISTPVYGFTLTKATMMEFPALNGQSVSYAMLTFPPGSVNPTHTHPRASELLIIAHGALSVGFIDTANRLYTQDLGPGDMFVFPKGTVHYQFNQGNSTATALSAFGSATPGLVSVPLAVFDTGIDNAVLAKSFKTDEATIQKLKAGLAFRCC is encoded by the coding sequence ATGGCATCCAACTCCTACCCCTTGTTGTTGGTGCTGCTGGCACTCTCGGCCCCGCTGGCCGTCTTTGCCGGCGACCCAGACATCCTGGCCGACTTCGTCGTCCCAGCAAGCATCAACCCGACGAACATCACCGGTGACTTCTTCACTTACACCGGCTTCCGCGACATAAGCACGCCGGTGTACGGTTTCACCTTGACCAAGGCCACTATGATGGAGTTCCCAGCCCTGAACGGTCAGAGCGTGTCCTACGCCATGCTCACATTCCCCCCGGGCTCCGTCAACCCCACGCACACCCACCCACGCGCCTCCGAGCTGCTGATCATCGCCCATGGCGCGCTCTCCGTTGGGTTCATCGACACCGCCAACAGGCTCTACACCCAGGACCTGGGCCCAGGCGACATGTTCGTGTTCCCCAAGGGGACGGTGCACTACCAGTTCAACCAAGGGAACAGCACCGCCACGGCGCTCTCCGCATTCGGGAGCGCCACGCCTGGGCTCGTGTCTGTTCCCCTCGCTGTGTTTGATACCGGCATCGACAACGCCGTCCTCGCCAAGTCGTTCAAGACTGACGAGGCGACCATCCAGAAGCTCAAGGCAGGCCTGGCTTTCCGGTGCTGTTAA
- the LOC125544405 gene encoding uncharacterized protein LOC125544405 — protein sequence MECNKEEASRAKDVSERKLHEADFPGAKKMALKAHQLFPGLENISQLLAVCEVHCSSSVKINGETDWYGILQVEPTADDMVLKKQYRKLALLLHPDKNKFAGAEAAFKLIGEAYMTLTDHVKRSSHDNKRKAVFATSAPMPKKRARASKKTDPAHKKDNKENFGAPQTQKNPQQQAGKSSGLSSFWTICLTCGTKYQYPSSLLMRFVLCRICSRSFLAYDLSKKPVPAGVDNPWSGYGMQPQKFPPSQQAHVTNQGQNNQSFPGWTHPAHQQQQSQNVPNQQTPAANQQQHSQRRAPSAGSKNATSSEGVGDPNNKGATDSTKVSRAPSKKQNGAGRTESPYAQQSQDVPNQQTPTDDQRQQSQRRPTSAVPTNVMSSEGLGDPNSKEATESTKVSSAAFKEKDGADRTELPFVSSAKLSPTNMQKRGIQSQHFPSQQTSPVNQQVQLQKPSFNEGSINLNSMGMSDSNVTANARTCTNMNVPRASLNKENGSSRTGSPLANSDKVSPANMGKGIMKDANGAVKTGQNPQRSSQQENNVSNEDGSGGCRKGSDNIHDSPVAKRIRTGYSSSNAYKNGGTVHEDGNVYTTQACSIPITKTPNENVEVVNGLDEKQGASKKEEMRNSGRDGVASSVVNSIPCDGDVSYPDPEFYDFEENRNATQFKADQIWAVYDDSDFMPRYYARIKQVHQNFMLWFSWLEFDPLNDAEKAWYSKDMPVACGRFRIGKTILTEDRKMFSHVVSWTKGKKRNSYEIYPVKGEVWALLRRCDINQSSSSSDHKNYSYDIVEIKSDFAVGIGTFVTPLVKVKGFVSLFVRSDKKEPYLIPGGDTLRFSHNIPFHRLSEVDKPHIPNGALELDPASMPSNMEEASSSADLNRSSTQEGNIGGNVSSTRDSFKCEMPAGKTKEGLDSTATNEGNVHNGVKKPNINADGKHDNGSEASVIDAHTVDQWDDSFQSESPATFVYPEPEFFNFGDIRSFDNFKSGQIWALYCETDKFPKYYAFIKKVDQDDLTIRIRWLEYCPCGETEKRLVKNGLTASCGIFRVSSQSDNYDCTSVFSHIMEVTTVSKGKKYEILPRVGQVWAVYKNWNRGWSFENFKSCEYDLVEVLEISAASLTLSYLTKVDGFSTVFMLERKGESTSGLKILRSDMMMFSHQIPSYRMTNEGDKLCGYWELDPASVPETFLARKTNTSLTKLQHEDGSCCWLYQVSSRQVRLLGCYAT from the exons ATGGAATGCAACAAGGAAGAAGCTTCAAGAGCCAAGGATGTGTCTGAAAGAAAGCTGCATGAAGCAGACTTTCCTGGTGCCAAAAAGATGGCTCTCAAGGCTCACCAGCTTTTTCCTGGCCTTGAAAATATTTCTCAGCTGCTTGCTGTTTGTGAAGTTCATTGCTCTTCTTCTGTTAAGATCAATGGGGAGACAGACTGGTATGGAATTCTTCAAGTAGAACCAACTGCAGATGACATGGTACTTAAAAAACAGTACCGCAAACTTGCTCTTTTACTTCATCCAGATAAGAACAAATTTGCGGGTGCTGAAGCTGCTTTTAAGTTAATTGGTGAAGCCTACATGACACTGACAGACCATGTAAAACGTTCTTCCCATGACAATAAAAGGAAAGCAGTTTTTGCAACTTCTGCCCCAATGCCAAAGAAGCGGGCACGGGCATCAAAGAAAACTGATCCTGCTCATAAGAAGGATAACAAGGAGAACTTTGGTGCTCCACAAACCCAGAAGAATCCACAGCAACAGGCTGGAAAGTCAAGTGGATTATCCAGTTTCTGGACTATTTGCTTGACTTGTGGAACAAAATACCAGTATCCTTCTAGCTTGCTTATGAGGTTTGTCCTCTGCCGAATCTGTTCAAGGTCTTTCCTTGCCTATGATTTGTCCAAGAAACCTGTTCCTGCTGGAGTGGACAATCCATGGAGTGGATATGGGATGCAGCCGCAAAAGTTCCCTCCTAGTCAGCAAGCTCATGTTACTAACCAGGGACAAAACAATCAGAGTTTTCCTGGTTGGACCCATCCCGCTCACCAGCAACAGCAATCTCAGAATGTTCCTAATCAGCAAACTCCTGCTGCTAACCAACAACAGCACTCTCAGAGACGTGCACCCAGTGCAGGATCAAAGAATGCCACGAGCTCTGAGGGTGTAGGTGACCCTAACAATAAAGGAGCCACAGATAGCACAAAAGTATCAAGAGCACCATCCAAAAAACAAAATGGTGCAGGTAGAACTGAATCGCCATATGCGCAGCAATCTCAGGATGTTCCTAATCAGCAAACTCCAACTGATGACCAACGACAGCAGTCTCAGAGGCGTCCAACCAGTGCAGTACCAACAAATGTTATGAGCTCTGAGGGTCTAGGCGATCCTAACAGTAAAGAGGCCACAGAAAGCACAAAGGTATCAAGTGCAGCATTCAAAGAAAAAGATGGTGCAGATAGAACTGAATTGCCATTTGTGTCTTCTGCTAAACTTTCACCGACAAACATGCAGAAAAGGGGAATACAGTCTCAGCATTTTCCTAGTCAGCAAACTTCTCCTGTTAATCAGCAAGTTCAGTTGCAGAAACCCAGTTTTAATGAAGGATCAATTAATCTTAACAGTATGGGAATGTCAGACAGTAATGTCACAGCTAATGCCAGGACATGTACTAACATGAATGTACCAAGAGCATCACTTAATAAAGAAAATGGTTCAAGCAGAACTGGGTCACCACTTGCAAATTCTGATAAAGTTTCACCTGCAAACATGGGAAAAGGGATAATGAAGGATGCTAATGGTGCAGTGAAAACAGGGCAGAATCCTCAGAGATCAAGCCAGCAGGAAAATAATGTCAGTAATGAAGATGGCAGTGGTGGTTGTAGAAAAGGCAGTGATAATATTCATGATTCTCCTGTGGCCAAAAGGATAAGGACAGGATACTCTTCAAGCAATGCTTACAAGAATGGTGGAACAGTACACGAAGATGGTAATGTGTACACCACACAAGCATGCAGTATTCCAATTACAAAGACTCCAAATGAAAATGTGGAGGTGGTCAATGGCTTGGATGAGAAACAAGGAGCAAGCAAAAAAGAGGAAATGCGCAACTCTGGAAGAGATGGCGTTGCTAGTTCTGTGGTCAATAGTATTCCTTGTGACGGTGATGTCTCGTATCCAGATCCAGAATTTTATGACTTTGAGGAAAATAGGAATGCAACTCAATTCAAAGCTGATCAAATATGGGCTGTTTATGATGACAGTGATTTCATGCCAAGGTACTATGCTCGAATTAAGCAGGTTCACCAAAACTTCATGTTGTGGTTCAGTTGGCTAGAGTTTGATCCTCTGAATGATGCTGAGAAGGCATGGTATTCTAAGGACATGCCTGTTGCTTGTGGTCGTTTCAGAATTGGGAAAACAATCTTAACAGAAGATAGAAAAATGTTTTCCCATGTAGTTTCTTGGACAAAAGGAAAGAAGAGAAACAGCTATGAGATTTATCCAGTGAAAGGCGAAGTATGGGCCCTATTGAGGAGATGTGACATCAACCAGAGTTCAAGTTCTAGTGACCATAAGAACTACAGCTATGACATTGTAGAAATAAAATCAGACTTTGCTGTGGGCATTGGCACATTCGTCACTCCCTTAGTAAAGGTTAAAGGTTTTGTTAGCCTGTTTGTGCGGTCGGACAAGAAAGAACCATATTTGATTCCTGGTGGTGACACACTAAGGTTTTCACACAACATCCCTTTTCATAGGTTGTCAGAAGTTGATAAGCCACATATCCCTAATGGCGCCCTTGAGCTGGATCCTGCATCTATGCCTTCTAACATGGAAGAAGCATCTTCGTCTGCAGACCTTAACAGGAGTAGCACTCAAGAAGGTAATATTGGAGGCAATGTTTCGTCTACCAGAGACTCTTTTAAGTGTGAAATGCCTGCTGGTAAGACCAAAGAGGGTCTGGATAGCACTGCTACAAATGAAGGTAATGTTCACAATGGAGTGAAGAAACCAAATATCAATGCAGATGGCAAGCACGATAATGGCTCAGAGGCTTCTGTAATTGATGCTCATACTGTTGACCAATGGGATGATAGCTTTCAATCTGAATCTCCAGCAACTTTTGTGTATCCTGAACCAGAGTTTTTCAACTTTGGTGATATAAGGTCATTTGACAATTTCAAGAGTGGACAAATTTGGGCACTCTATTGTGAGACCGACAAGTTCCCAAAGTACTATGCCTTCATAAAGAAAGTTGATCAAGATGACCTCACAATCCGCATAAGATGGCTTGAGTACTGTCCATGTGGAGAGACGGAGAAGCGTTTGGTGAAAAATGGTCTAACTGCTAGCTGTGGAATATTCAGAGTTAGCAGTCAAAGTGACAACTATGATTGCACAAGTGTCTTCTCTCATATCATGGAAGTGACAACGGTTAGTAAAGGAAAGAAGTATGAAATTCTTCCTCGTGTTggccaggtatgggctgtatacAAGAACTGGAATCGTGGCTGGAGCTTTGAAAATTTTAAAAGCTGTGAATATGATCTTGTGGAGGTCCTGGAGATTTCTGCTGCCTCTCTAACATTGTCCTATCTCACAAAAGTGGATGGTTTTAGTACTGTATTCATGCTAGAGAGGAAGGGTGAATCTACAAGTGGCTTGAAAATACTAAGAAGTGACATGATGATGTTCTCACATCAGATTCCTTCATACCGCATGACAAATGAAGGCGACAAACTCTGTGGTTACTGGGAACTTGATCCAGCATCTGTGCCTGAAACTTTCCTGGCTAGAAAAACAAA TACATCGTTGACAAAGCTGCAGCATGAAGATGGTTCTTGCTGTTGGTTGTATCAAGTGTCAAGTAGGCAGGTTAGGTTATTAGGTTGCTATGCCACCTGA